GGGCGGCGAACGCCTCGTCTCCGGAGAGTTCGTCCCCGATCATGTCCCTGGTCTGCGGGACGTGGACGGCGGTACCCATGGCGCTCCTCGTCGTACGGCGGCTCCCAGTGCACCTGCCCCGTGAACCCGGCTTGTCAGCGTCGTCCGCCGAACTCCCACCCGTAGACCTCCACGGACGCGTACCGCTCCCGGGTCAGCACGGCTCCCGCCCGGTCCGGGTCCGCCGCACGGACCAGGGCCGCCGTGCCCAGCCAGGCGGTCGCGTCGTCGGACAGCAGCGGGCCGTACGCGATCAGGTCGTCCTCGTTCGGCGGTACGGCGAGGTCGGCGGCCTCTCCCGAGCCGAGACCGAGCACCAGGTACCGGTCGTCGCCGGTCCGGCCGCCCGGGAAGTCCCACATGGTGCGGCCCAGCAGGTTCCGCCAGCGGCGCAGCAGCACGTCCCGGTAGGCACCGGCCTGGTAGTTCGGCTCGTCGAAGGCGAACGCGCGGGCGGCGGCGGGATTCGGCAGGTCGACGATGTGCACACTGCCGGTGAGCGTCTCCCCGTCGGTGGTGAAGGTCGGGCCGCGGGCGATCAGTTCGGCCTCGTATCCGTCCATGTAGGACCAGTGCGCTTCCGTCAGCTCCTCGCGCAGCGGGAGGGAGCCGGGCCGGTCACGGTGGTAGCAGAAGAACTCCATGACCACAGAGCCTCGTCCACCGCGGCCCACGGCTCAACGGCATTACGCGCGCGGTGTGTTCGCCAACTCCGCGAACATCGGGGCCAGACGCGGGGCGAGGCCGGGACGGGAACGTTCGAGTTCGGCCGTGGCGGCGCCGATCGCGGCGGTCAGGGCGCGATCGAGCTCTGTCGCGGTGAGCGAACGTACGAGAGACCCCTCCAACTCGGCCGAGAGGTCGTCCGGGAGCAGATGGGCGCCCTTCGCGTACGCGTGCGCGTGCCCGAGCCGCAGACAGGCCAGGGTGATCACATGGTCCCGCAGACCGCTGATCCAGTGCTCGGCCTGCCACCAGCGACCACGCTCCACGCACACGCGCGCGTGGAGCGCGTGATGCCACAGGAGACCGACCAGGGTGTCGCCGTCCGGCCCGGCGAAGGGCTCCAGCGTGCGCGGCCGTCCGAAGACCGTCCGCCATTGCGGGCCCCGGGGCCCGAACCCGTCCTCCGGTGCGAACGTCAGGTCGATCTCCAGCCAGCCCGGCAGGAGGAACACCCGGACGACGGCCGCCCCGACCGGCAGGTCCCAGTGGTGCCGGGCGCCGAGGTCGTCGTAGAGCCACTCGGTCCAACTGCGCAGGGTCGGGGCGAGGTCGCCGTGGACGGCGAGGACCAGGTCCGTGTCCGACCAGCGGTCGCCCTCCTCGACGGCGTACGAGCCGGTGAAGGCGGCGCCCACGACGGTCTCGTCGGCTTCGGCGCGGGCGAGCAACCGCCCTCTGAGACGGTCCCGTTCCTCGACCGTGAACATCACGTCGCCCCACTTCCGTCCAACCATCGTCGCTTCTTTGTCCATGGACCGGCCCGCGGCCGCCGCGCGAGGGTCGGTCCATGAGCGCGGATCTCGGGGATTGTGGTGCATGAGCGGGTTACCGGGCCCCGGCGGGTCCCGGCCGGGCTCGTCGCGCTGGCCGTCGGCGGGTTCGGGATCGGGCTGACCGAGTTCCTGATCGCGGGGCTGCTGCCGCAGGTGGCGTCGGATTTCCGCGTCAGCGAAGCGGCGGCGGGGTGGCTGATCTCCGGGTACGCGCTGAGTGTCGCGGTCGGTGCGATCGTCCTGACCGCCGCCACGGCACGGCTGCCCCGCAAGTGGGTACTGCTCGGTCTCGTCGTCCTGTTCGTCGTCGGCAACCTGCTGTCGGCCGTCGCGCCGAGCTACCGCGTGATGCTGCTCGGACGGATCGTCGCGGCCCTGTGCCACGGTTCGTTCTTCGGCATCGGCTCCCTGGTCGCGCGCTCTCTCGTCGCCCCGGACCGGGGGTCCCGCGCGGTGGCCGTCATGTTCGCCGGACTGACGGTCGCGAACGTGCTGGGCGTGCCGTTCGGCGCGCTGGTCGGGGAGCGCTGGGGCTGGCGGGCCGCGTTCTGGGCGGTCACCGCGATCGGCTTGGTCGCGCTCGCGGGGATCGCCGCGTATGTGCCGGGCGGGACCGGGACCGGGACCGGGACCGGGGCCGCAGCCGGGTCCGGGGCTGGGGACACGGCGCCGATCCGGCCCGCGCCGCCCATGGGACTGCGCACCCAGATCGGCGCGTTCCGGTCCGGGCAGGTGTGGCTGACCCTGGCGGCCACCGCGCTCGGCTACGGCGGGATGTTCGGCGCGTTCAGCT
Above is a window of Streptomyces griseorubiginosus DNA encoding:
- a CDS encoding YciI family protein is translated as MEFFCYHRDRPGSLPLREELTEAHWSYMDGYEAELIARGPTFTTDGETLTGSVHIVDLPNPAAARAFAFDEPNYQAGAYRDVLLRRWRNLLGRTMWDFPGGRTGDDRYLVLGLGSGEAADLAVPPNEDDLIAYGPLLSDDATAWLGTAALVRAADPDRAGAVLTRERYASVEVYGWEFGGRR
- a CDS encoding MFS transporter, which translates into the protein MHERVTGPRRVPAGLVALAVGGFGIGLTEFLIAGLLPQVASDFRVSEAAAGWLISGYALSVAVGAIVLTAATARLPRKWVLLGLVVLFVVGNLLSAVAPSYRVMLLGRIVAALCHGSFFGIGSLVARSLVAPDRGSRAVAVMFAGLTVANVLGVPFGALVGERWGWRAAFWAVTAIGLVALAGIAAYVPGGTGTGTGTGAAAGSGAGDTAPIRPAPPMGLRTQIGAFRSGQVWLTLAATALGYGGMFGAFSYIAYTFTEVGGFSSADVPWLLMVYGVGLVVGNLLGGRAADHDRDRTLVLALTGLTVTLTLFGLLAADATASVLLVFLMGVFGFAAVPGMITRVTDHAQGAVLAAGANVSASNLGNALGAWAGGLAITAGLGYAAPLYTGAAIALTAVAVMTVAARLVRRAEREEEHSPAVRR